One window of the Candidatus Ancaeobacter aquaticus genome contains the following:
- a CDS encoding ATP-binding protein yields the protein MSLFSLKNFGKSSVRRNPIIADLFHRMGKVERMGSGIERMRVLMREAGLKEPLFEIENFFQVIFYRDPRYSLKTVGSQKISQKTSQKTSQKILELMKNNPIITIAELAPVIGVSERTVKYQIANLKKSGLLKRVGPDKGGYWKIV from the coding sequence CTGTCCCTATTTTCTCTCAAGAACTTTGGGAAATCTTCTGTCAGAAGGAATCCTATTATAGCTGATTTATTCCATAGAATGGGTAAAGTTGAACGTATGGGATCAGGCATTGAAAGAATGCGAGTTCTTATGCGAGAGGCAGGGTTAAAAGAACCGTTATTTGAAATAGAGAACTTTTTTCAAGTTATTTTTTATCGGGATCCACGCTATTCACTAAAAACAGTTGGTTCCCAGAAAATTTCCCAGAAAACTTCCCAGAAAACTTCCCAGAAAATTCTAGAATTGATGAAGAATAATCCAATAATCACTATAGCAGAACTGGCCCCAGTAATTGGTGTTAGTGAAAGGACTGTCAAATATCAGATAGCAAACTTGAAAAAATCAGGATTGTTAAAACGTGTTGGTCCTGATAAAGGTGGATATTGGAAAATTGTTTAG
- a CDS encoding nucleotidyl transferase AbiEii/AbiGii toxin family protein, which produces MIHKDKAQFIDVINMTANRTGFRASLIEKDYYLTLILSKINELSQDLIFKGGTCLNKIYYSYYRLSEDLDFSMRLPEYTTTRTNRRKSIQPIKDKIEGFVKRLGFHIKGVEKTGRNESKQYVYYFTYKSVLQPTDQIIKFEIGLRFNPICAVVKMKVQHKFLHPFTGEPLFDGGEVNCLSLKEIVSEKLRAAALRKNIAPRDFYDLDFILRNNFILADKEVIELFKKKIKEDSGDLDLAKYRINLGRSNNEITDMRYRIEKELFDVLTADEREIFDLDKALKRINKEMNKIGTL; this is translated from the coding sequence ATGATACACAAAGATAAGGCGCAATTTATAGATGTTATCAATATGACTGCCAATCGAACCGGCTTTCGTGCGTCACTTATAGAGAAGGATTATTACTTAACCTTGATTTTATCGAAAATCAATGAGCTTTCGCAGGACCTTATATTTAAAGGTGGCACATGTCTTAATAAAATTTATTACTCTTATTATCGTTTGAGCGAAGATTTGGATTTTAGCATGCGTTTACCGGAATACACAACGACTAGAACTAATCGACGCAAATCAATACAACCGATTAAGGATAAGATCGAAGGATTTGTCAAAAGACTTGGTTTTCACATTAAAGGAGTAGAAAAAACAGGACGCAATGAGTCGAAGCAGTATGTTTATTACTTTACATATAAATCTGTGCTTCAGCCAACTGATCAGATAATTAAATTTGAAATAGGACTTAGGTTTAATCCAATTTGCGCTGTAGTGAAAATGAAAGTGCAACATAAGTTTTTGCATCCATTTACGGGTGAGCCACTTTTTGATGGTGGTGAGGTAAATTGTTTGTCATTGAAAGAGATTGTGAGTGAAAAGCTTCGAGCTGCTGCCTTGAGAAAAAACATTGCCCCACGCGATTTTTATGATCTTGACTTTATTCTGCGTAATAATTTCATTTTAGCGGATAAAGAGGTTATTGAGCTTTTTAAGAAAAAGATTAAGGAAGATAGTGGAGACTTAGATTTAGCAAAATATCGCATTAATCTCGGTCGATCTAACAATGAGATTACCGACATGCGATACAGAATAGAAAAGGAGCTGTTTGACGTTTTAACAGCTGATGAGCGGGAAATTTTTGATCTCGATAAAGCCCTTAAGCGGATCAATAAGGAGATGAATAAAATAGGGACACTCTAG